Genomic segment of Kibdelosporangium phytohabitans:
GGAGGCCGGGCTGGTCCGTGACGTCTTCGCGGACCTGGATGTGCTGACCCTGCAACGAGTCCTGGCGCTGGCGACGCAGATGATCTCGCTTGGCGTACCCGCGGAATCCGCGTGCCTTCCGTTGCTGGACGAGAGCCTGCACGCCGCGTTCCGCGTTCTGCTCGCCGTCAGGCGGCGTGCCCACGCTTCCCATGTGGGGCGGGTTCCGTGGCGCACGGACTACCTGACGCATTTGCTGCTCGCCGCCCACCGCACCCTGAAGTGGACCGGTGATCTGCAGTCACCCGCCAAGCTCAGCGCCACAGCGGCGATCGGTGCTGTCGTCACCGAGTGGCTCAGTGCGCAGAACCCGTTCCAGTACTGGACGAACCCGGCGCTGGTCTTTCACCAAGTGGCGGAGGTTCTGCCGGGTGAGCAGGAAGCAGCCGTGGCACTCTGTGCTGACCTTGTTCGAGCACGAGCTTTTCCCGGCACCGGGTCGTGGCGGGACCGGCTGGTGCGAGAGACGAAGGGGTCCGCAGCCCAGGAGTTGATGGCCGGGCTTGCCCAGGCGCACAGGGACTACGTCCCGCTCACTGTCACTGTGGACGGTCGGGTCGTTGACGTCGTGCAGCATCTGCTCACCTGCGGGACAGTGGCGCTCGTCGGCGCACCTGGCAGCGGGAAGTCCACGGTAGCCGCGGAACTCGTCCATCGCCTGGCCGCTCGGGTGCTCGACTCCGGGTCGACCTCGCCCGCCTGGCTACCGGTCACGCTGGACACCTTGGCGGACCTGTCGGAGGACGAGCTGGTGCTCGGGGTGCCGTATCTGATCGTGGACGGTGTCGACGAGCTCGGCGGCACTGTGCTGGCGGACGTGCACGACCTGCGACAGCGGTACCCCAAGGTGCCCGTGCTGTTCGTGTGCAGGACCGCGCCGGCGGGCTGGCCTTCAGTGCGGCTGCCCGAGCTGGATGTCGCGGGAATGCGGGCCTTCCTGCACCGCGCCCTGGTTCCTGGTGTGATGAGCGGCCCGGACGCCGACCACATGCTGGCCAAGTTGCTGGCGGATCCGGGCTGGCAGCGAACCAATCCGGGGCGCCCGGCCACGTTGCGCGCGATCGCGGACCGCATCAAGGCCGGCTTGCCGGTGGACATGCTCCAGGCATCCAAGGAGCTGGCCTTCTCGGCGCTGGATGTCCGACGGGCCGAGGAGATCGCCGCCGGGCCGAGCGAAACCCGTTGCCGGATGTTTCAGAGGAACTGGCAGGAGGCGTTCGTGTGCTTCGCGATCGACGCTCCTGCCGCCGCCGTGCTCGACATCGTCCGGACCGTGGCGCCGGCCGACCCCGTGTTCGCGGCACGCCTGCTCTGGACAGCCCGGCTCCGGTTTCCCGCTTTCACCGACGAACTGCGTACGGCACTTACCGACGCCGACGCGGGTCCGGCGGCATGGCAATCGGCCAAGGCTTTGTGTGAGCTTGGTGACCACCGATCCCTGATGGCGGTGGCCGTTGACGATGACGTGGCTGTGCACGGCCGAATGGTCGCGTTGCTGGCCCTGTCCGAACTGCACCACCGAGCACTGTCAGGCCAACAGCGTCGGGACAGAACGCAAGCCCTTGCCGCGTGCCTTCGCGCCATGCTCAGTCGCCCCACGCCGCCACAGCTCGTCACCACGGCCCTGGAAGTACTGTGCATCAAGAGAGTTCCGGGGTTGGAGCTGTTGGCGGCCGAGCGAGTGCGGGCCGGTGCGGACTGGGAGCAGGTGTCGAGGGCCATGGCAGCACTGCGCGCACTCGGGACGGCGCTGCCGGACTCGTTGACCGAGGCGTACCGGTCCGCCGCCCGCGACCGTCTGTCCGATCTGGACAGATCGATGCGCGCCGAGACGGCGATGGCCGAGATCAGAGTGCTCGCCCGGCAACGTCATGACCTGATCGCGGAGCTGGCCGAACACGAACCTGTGTCCTGGTTGCTGCGCCAGAGGTTCGCGTTCGACGCGGATCCGGCACTGGTCAGCCTCGTCGACGAACGGTTGTCCAGCCAACCACCCGGAACAGACGAACTGGCAGCAGCCCACTGCCTGCTTCGTGACCATCCGGAACGCTCCGCGCGGATGCTCGCGTCCACCAAACCCACAGTCGCGGCGCACCAGTTGCTGATCGCGGCGGCCCAGGTCAGCCGGGACACGATTGACGCGGCGGAGTCGCTGTTCACGGGCCTGCTGGAGCACGTCGACGCGAACACGATCGAACCGCTGTCGGCGCTCCTGGTGGCCATTTTCACGGCCGACCGCACCACAGGCGTCCGCCTGGCGTGGACGGCGGCAGCCGAACTGGCCGCCCGCGGCCTCCCCGAGCGGCACCGCTGGCCGTGGGTGACGGCACTGGCCAGGTCAAGAGGATCGTTGGCGGACCTCGAAGCCCTGCTGGAGACGAATCCGCCGCTGGCCTTGGACGCCTTGGCGAGCCACGACTTCCACCGGTCGGCGGCCCGTGGACCCAGCCACTCGTTCAGCACGACAACCCGAACCCAGTTGCTGTCCATGGAATTCTCGCCGCGCTGGATGCGCGCGGCCGCGACCGTGAGTCTGGTCGAGGCCCTGCCCGTCATCCTCGCGAAGCTGCCCGGCCTGGCGGGCCCGGCGACCCGGGTGGGCTCGGCGCGGCACGGCGTCATCGAGCACACCGAGCTCGGCGACGCACTGGCAGTGGCCGGATACCTGTCCACATTGGAGCTGGAGTCAGTGGAAACCCGTGAGCTGCTGCGGAATTTCCCCACTGCGGACGCCCACCCGAGTGTGGAGATCGGTCGCCTGATCGGACTGGCGTACATCGGCGAATGGCAGCCGCTGCTGACGCACTCGCCCACGCATCCGGCCGCCCGCAACGCCATCGGGCTGTGGGCCCACACCCCGCCGCTCGCGATCGCCGAATGGCTGGCCGCCAGGATGCGAACGCCTGGCCTGCTTCGGGAGCACCGCTGGGCACTGGCCGACTTGACGGCCGAGGCCGAACTCCGGGCCGGTGTCGTCGTCGCCCCTTAGGCACGGGTTTCCCAGCCGTTCGCCAGGAGGTCGAACGCGGCGTCGAGGGCGCGGTCCGGGTCGTCGGCCTGCCGGGCGAGCGCTGACGCTTCCAGGGTGAAGTGGGCGAGCGCCGCGCACCGCGGGTCGTTCTCGGTGACACCGACCTCGGCGGCGATGGCGCGGCGCAAGGGGTCCTCGTGGCGTATCCACATCTTGCGCCAGTACTCGACCAGTGCCGGTGTGTTGCGTACGAGTTCCCCGAAGTCGGCGTCCTCGGAGCCCTGGGCTTCGAACGCGACTTGGGCCCCGCGTGTGCTCGCGGAGAGCGTCCAGCAACGAGGTTCCGGGCGGACGGGCTTCGACCGCGGCGATGCGCCCGGCCCCGACCTCCGAATCCCGCTCGAACACGAGGGCTTCCTTGCTGGGGAACTGCGTCAGCAGCGTCGTGGCGGAGACCCTGTTCGGCGTGATGCTGGCGGTGCTGCTGGCCGTCCTCGACACCAACGTCGTGGGCACGGCCGTGCCGACGATCGTCGGCGACCTCGGCGGGCTCGGGCACATCTGCTGGGTCGTCACCGCCTACGTCCTGACCACGGCCGTTTCGACCCCGATCTGGGGAAAGCTCGGCGACCTGTACGGCCGCAGGCGCTCGTTCCTCGGTTCGATCGTGCTTTTCCTCGCCGGCTCGGCGCTGTGCGGGACCGCGTGGTCGATGGGCAGCCTGATCGGCTTCCAGGCCTTGCGGGGCGCCACGGTTTCGCCGCGAAACTCCAAACTGAGTTCGTATCCCGTGCACTTCAGCGCATCGACAGCTTCATGCCGGGCTTCGTATTTGACATTCGTTGTACATGCCTCACCAATGCCCTGGTTCGTCGAGGCTGGCGAGGAGCTGGCCAAACGGCTCGCTTCCGAGCTTGGTGACAGTTATGTCGTGAGCTACTTCTACAACGACACGATGGCGGAACGGCTGGTCCTGTCATAGACGTGCTTGTTGGTGGACGGATCAGGACCGTGGTCTGACGGGCAGCTCTCGCCGGAACGACGCAGGGTGTGGTTGGAACTACGACACGCTCGGCAGCTTTACGTCCAGACTGGCGGTGAATGCGGATCTCAACCCGTCGGCGGTTCAGGCGGGTAGCGTGATCAACGCACGGTTGACCATGGGGACGGGAGCCTGTTGTGACCACTGCGTTGATCATCGGGGACCTGCAGCGGGGCATCACGGGCAGCTATCCGTTCGCCAAGCAGGTGGTGGCGCCGGTGACCGACCTGCTGCCGAGGGCTCGTGAGGCGGGTGTGCTGGTTGTGTTCGTGCGCTTCGCCTTCAGGGGTAACGGGGCTGATCTTGTCCCGGGCAACGGGTTGTACAGGTCGTTCTTCGACGCCGGGGATGCTTTTCACGAGGGATCGCCCGGCATCGAGATCGATCTTCCCGTCGCCGATGAGGACGTGGTCGTGCTGAAGCGGCGGGCCAGTGCGTTCGCCGGCACTGACCTTGACCTTGTGTTGCGGGCGCGTGCGGTGAATGCCGTTGCGGTCGCGGGGGTTGCGACGAGTGCGATGGTGGCTGCGACGTGTTACGACGCGGCGGACCGTGGCTACGGCATCACCGTGCTGC
This window contains:
- a CDS encoding cysteine hydrolase family protein, producing the protein MTTALIIGDLQRGITGSYPFAKQVVAPVTDLLPRAREAGVLVVFVRFAFRGNGADLVPGNGLYRSFFDAGDAFHEGSPGIEIDLPVADEDVVVLKRRASAFAGTDLDLVLRARAVNAVAVAGVATSAMVAATCYDAADRGYGITVLRDGCADGDEAMHDFFMDAVFPSRGFEVTSCAGWAVTGR
- a CDS encoding MFS transporter codes for the protein MLAVLLAVLDTNVVGTAVPTIVGDLGGLGHICWVVTAYVLTTAVSTPIWGKLGDLYGRRRSFLGSIVLFLAGSALCGTAWSMGSLIGFQALRGATVSPRNSKLSSYPVHFSASTASCRASYLTFVVHASPMPWFVEAGEELAKRLASELGDSYVVSYFYNDTMAERLVLS